Proteins encoded in a region of the Salminus brasiliensis chromosome 2, fSalBra1.hap2, whole genome shotgun sequence genome:
- the zbed4 gene encoding zinc finger BED domain-containing protein 4 gives MDGEEDLSQKTDEVHLELNGSLENDKKKEAKGTCLKIEGQDGYVFKSYSITPHEFTDAKSSHSPTDTLAKDSSSSSSSSSSSSSSTSSMSSSLMGTLDNVSSQVDGHSGDSPEAENCSKQDSPTSPAISNKSQSTEVDQDNSANEPLLHIKEEPNEAGESAQEDERLYFDGAVGPFVTKSSDDDYGNLLSGYSSTFYDVAMDAVTQSLLSSIRNPLNPRKKSPAWNHFFISPRDSTKAICMYCMKEFSRGKNEKDLSTSCLMRHVRRAHPTVLLQDSDSLNTSNSASSLIPPLQAPNNGDLAASIKPHLNNHTSPSTSLAEATDVASKEASQKVKPKAEKIAKADSAGAVPSPHSISNHNDDAMDVGSDCSGSAHKNSSSRRRSAVWKHFYLSPADSSKAVCIHCMNEFSRGKNGKDLGTSCLIRHMWRAHRDIVIEENGQGSTIPPPYTTPPTLLSHPQQLQDPVEIKKEPVCTSPENISDDVTNDDGENMVLKMELNDAAYLSGQESSLNVSFDLKSDSIPLASSPDNSAEGPSQDQSSVFQQNKKIMKRVKSEVWHHFIVSPVDQLKALCRYCPCVISRGKRGDFGTSCLMRHLMRRHPDVLKNQKSTSVRASSPLSLHAALTADEDMSASATDSPAREKKKHSLPIFSKKTSKLWNHFSISSGDPTKVVCLHCSRTISRGKKTTNLGTSCLFRHMQRFHGHVLENNSSISGDVSSADVTVKPELMDTSAYEENNEKFDDCHPVAKKITKLLAEMLALDLQPSAVVENVGLNRLLEYLQPQYSVPSSSFFTSTAIPEMYESVKEVVLTHLKEAESGIIHFTTSIWVSSQTREYLTLTAHWVTFESRVRPQGQDFHCSALLGVSPIDCDYNMLSIQKQLEYLWDTWIASSGLKIGFTVTDNQAVGNVLEDSDHTVMHCFGHNIDLIVNEAIKSQRMVQNLLSIARKICERVHRSAKAKEKLAELQKAYNLPENQLVQDVPSKWKTSYFMLERLVEQKKAIDEMSLECNFRELISCDQWEVMQSVCNALKPFEVACREMSNHAATLGQVIPLIHILNRKIDMLFDETMGIDNMLKSLKEAMVTRMSPTLHDPRYTWATMLDPRYKTSLFTEEEAEQCKQDLIRELDTVSVATSGDAKTAMSNGCGEVSASPNSSAPSKDNLWALMDDIRQKIKQEERPKSSELAVLEYLEEDILDQSCDPLDYWNLKKFLWPELAKVAVRYVGCPPSIVPAETLFSTSSVNCALNQSRPLLENLEGLLFLKVNLPLIYFQY, from the coding sequence ATGGACGGAGAGGAAGATCTCTCTCAAAAGACTGATGAAGTGCACCTGGAACTTAATGGTTCTTTGGAGAACGACAAGAAAAAGGAGGCCAAAGGAACCTGTTTAAAAATCGAGGGGCAGGATGGTTATGTATTTAAGTCATACAGCATTACTCCTCACGAGTTTACAGATGCAAAGTCCTCTCATTCTCCCACAGACACACTGGCTAAagactcttcctcctcctcctcatcttcttcttcttcttcttcttctacttcttctatGTCCTCCTCCCTCATGGGGACACTGGACAATGTATCTTCTCAGGTTGATGGACATTCAGGAGATAGTCCCGAAGCGGAGAACTGCAGTAAGCAGGACTCTCCAACTTCTCCAGCCATTTCAAATAAAAGCCAGAGCACTGAAGTAGACCAGGACAATTCAGCCAATGAACCCCTTCTACATATCAAAGAGGAACCAAACGAGGCGGGCGAAAGTGCTCAGGAGGACGAGAGGTTGTATTTCGACGGTGCTGTAGGTCCCTTCGTCACTAAAAGCAGCGACGACGACTACGGGAACTTGCTGAGCGGCTACTCCAGCACGTTCTACGACGTCGCGATGGATGCCGTCACGCAGAGCCTTCTGTCGTCTATCCGAAATCCTCTCAACCCTAGAAAGAAGTCTCCTGCCTGGAACCATTTTTTCATATCTCCTCGGGATAGTACCAAAGCAATCTGCATGTACTGTATGAAAGAGTTCAGTCGGGGTAAAAACGAGAAAGACCTCAGCACCAGTTGTTTAATGAGGCACGTGCGAAGGGCTCACCCCACTGTGCTCCTACAAGACAGCGACTCCTTGAATACGTCCAACTCTGCCTCATCGTTAATACCTCCCCTTCAAGCACCAAATAACGGAGACCTGGCAGCTAGCATTAAGCCCCACCTTAACAATCACACCTCACCGTCCACCTCTTTAGCAGAAGCCACAGATGTAGCATCCAAAGAGGCATCGCAAAAGGTCAAGCCAAAAGCGGAAAAGATCGCCAAGGCCGACTCGGCCGGCGCGGTCCCTTCCCCACATTCCATCAGCAACCACAACGACGACGCCATGGACGTCGGGTCCGACTGCTCGGGCTCAGCCCACAAAAACTCAAGTTCTCGAAGGCGTTCGGCCGTGTGGAAACACTTCTACCTGTCTCCTGCCGACAGCTCCAAAGCCGTGTGCATTCACTGTATGAACGAGTTCAGCCGGGGGAAAAACGGGAAGGACCTGGGGACGAGCTGTCTCATTCGCCACATGTGGCGGGCCCACCGAGACATCGTCATAGAGGAAAACGGGCAGGGCTCCACCATTCCGCCACCCTATACCACGCCGCCAACACTACTGTCGCACCCACAGCAGCTGCAGGATCCCGTAGAGATCAAGAAAGAGCCCGTCTGCACCTCTCCTGAAAACATATCGGATGACGTGACGAACGACGACGGCGAAAACATGGTTCTGAAGATGGAGCTGAATGACGCCGCGTATCTGTCTGGACAGGAATCCTCGCTCAATGTGTCCTTTGACCTAAAGAGTGATAGCATACCTCTGGCCTCGTCCCCGGACAACTCCGCAGAAGGTCCGAGCCAGGACCAGAGCTCGGTTTTCCAGCAAAACAAGAAAATCATGAAACGGGTGAAGTCGGAAGTGTGGCACCACTTCATCGTCTCCCCGGTCGACCAGCTCAAGGCTTTGTGTCGATACTGTCCTTGCGTCATCAGCCGCGGGAAACGCGGCGACTTCGGCACGAGCTGTTTGATGCGGCACCTGATGCGGCGGCATCCAGACGTCCTCAAGAACCAAAAAAGCACAAGCGTCCGAGCCTCTTCGCCGCTGTCGCTCCACGCTGCTCTCACGGCAGACGAGGACATGTCGGCCAGCGCAACCGACAGCCCCGCTCgcgaaaagaaaaaacacagtcTGCCCATTTTCAGCAAGAAGACGTCCAAACTGTGGAATCACTTCTCTATATCTTCTGGAGACCCGACGAAGGTGGTCTGTTTGCACTGTAGCCGCACAATAAGCCGGGGCAAGAAAACAACCAACCTCGGCACTAGTTGCTTATTCAGGCACATGCAGAGGTTTCATGGACATGTGCTCGAAAACAACAGCAGTATCTCAGGGGACGTGTCGTCTGCTGATGTTACGGTAAAGCCGGAGCTCATGGACACGTCTGCGTACGAGGAGAACAATGAGAAATTTGACGATTGCCACCCGGTTGCCAAAAAAATCACCAAACTCCTCGCAGAAATGCTCGCGCTGGATCTTCAGCCTTCAGCCGTGGTGGAGAACGTCGGTCTGAACCGCCTGCTGGAGTATCTCCAACCGCAGTATTCCGTACCCTCTTCGTCTTTCTTCACCAGCACCGCCATACCTGAAATGTACGAGAGCGTGAAGGAGGTTGTTCTGACACACCTCAAGGAGGCCGAGAGTGGAATTATCCATTTCACAACCAGCATATGGGTGAGCAGTCAAACCCGGGAGTACCTGACTCTCACGGCTCACTGGGTGACGTTTGAGTCGCGCGTCCGACCTCAGGGCCAAGATTTCCACTGCTCGGCTCTGCTCGGCGTCTCCCCGATAGACTGCGATTACAACATGCTGAGCATACAGAAGCAGCTGGAGTATCTTTGGGACACCTGGATCGCTTCCTCGGGCCTGAAAATCGGATTCACAGTGACCGATAATCAAGCCGTAGGAAACGTGCTGGAGGACAGCGATCATACCGTCATGCATTGCTTTGGTCACAACATAGACCTCATTGTTAACGAAGCCATAAAGAGTCAGAGGATGGTCCAGAACTTGCTGAGCATCGCCCGGAAGATCTGCGAGCGCGTTCATCGCTCGGCAAAGGCAAAGGAGAAGCTGGCGGAGCTGCAAAAGGCCTACAACTTGCCCGAAAACCAGCTGGTCCAGGACGTTCCCTCCAAGTGGAAGACCTCCTACTTCATGCTTGAGCGTTTGGTGGAGCAGAAGAAAGCCATCGACGAAATGTCTTTAGAGTGCAACTTCAGGGAACTTATAAGCTGTGACCAGTGGGAGGTGATGCAGTCCGTTTGCAACGCCCTGAAGCCCTTCGAGGTGGCCTGCAGGGAGATGAGCAATCACGCCGCCACCCTCGGCCAAGTCATACCCCTCATCCATATCCTCAACCGCAAGATAGACATGCTTTTCGACGAGACCATGGGTATCGACAACATGCTGAAGTCTCTGAAGGAGGCCATGGTGACCAGAATGTCCCCCACGCTTCACGACCCACGCTATACGTGGGCAACCATGTTGGACCCTCGGTATAAGACCTCCCTGTTCACCGAGGAGGAAGCAGAGCAGTGCAAGCAGGACCTCATACGAGAACTCGACACCGTGTCCGTAGCTACCTCCGGAGACGCGAAAACGGCCATGTCCAACGGATGCGGCGAAGTTTCTGCTTCGCCCAACAGCTCGGCCCCGAGCAAGGACAACCTGTGGGCCCTGATGGACGACATCCGGCAGAAGATCAAGCAAGAGGAGAGGCCGAAGTCCTCGGAGCTGGCTGTTCTGGAGTACCTGGAGGAAGACATCCTCGACCAGAGCTGCGACCCTCTGGACTATTGGAATCTCAAGAAGTTCCTGTGGCCTGAGCTTGCCAAAGTAGCTGTACGCTACGTGGGTTGCCCGCCCAGCATCGTACCAGCAGAGACTCTGTTCAGCACGTCGAGCGTGAACTGCGCCCTGAATCAGTCCCGACCATTGCTAGAAAACCTTGAAGGACTCTTATTTTTAAAGGTCAACCTTCCTTTGATATATTTTCAATACTGA